In Isosphaera pallida ATCC 43644, the sequence CCCGATTTCGAGTTGAACCAGCCATGATGCGATCCGACAAGACTGCGATGTCCTCCCACGCCAAAAAGCTTGCGCCTGGAGAGTGGTTGGTGGGAGTGGAGATTGGCGGGACCAAACTTCAGTTGGGCCTGGGCCGAGACACTGGAGACTTGAAGGCGATCCGCCGGGTGGGAGTCGATCCGGCCGGTGGTGCTCGGGGAATCCTCGAACAAATCGCCTTCGAGTTGGATCAATTGATTCATGGCGCGAATTTGGACTTTGCGGCGGTTGCGGCGGTTGGCGTCGGCTTTGGTGGACCGGTTGACCGCCTCGGCGGCACGGTTCGGAATTCTTATCAAATCGAGGGCTGGACTCAATTCGATCTGCGGTCCTGGTTCCAAGGTCGGTTTCACGGGCGTCGCGGCCAACCGCCCCCGGTCGTCCTTCTCAACGACGCCGACGCCGCCGCGCTTGGGGAGGCGCGATGGGGTTGCGGAAAAGGATGCTCACCCCTCGTCTACGTGACCGTCGGCAGTGGCGTTGGCGGTGGTTTGGTGATTGATGGGGCGTTGTGTCCAGGTTCGATTCAAGGACCGGGAGCAATGGAGTTGGGCCACCTGCGGATTGCGCGGGCCAACAATCAGGAGTTAGAGGCGGTCGCCTCGGGATGGGCTCTGGCGAGTCGAGCCAAAGCGAGGTGGCACGAAGCCGGCGCTTCGACACTTCGCGATCTGGTGGACGGTGATGTGGAGTCGGTGACCGGGGAAATCGTGGGGATCGCGGCGGGCTTGGGCGACCCCGTTTGCCGGGAGGTGGTGGAACAGGCCGTGGACGCGATGGTCGAAGCGCTAACGGCGGTGGTGGTTCTCATCGGTCCGCAACGCATCATTCTGGGCGGTGGTGTCTCATTGATGGAGGAGGATCTTTGGATCAAGCCGATCGAACAAGGCTTGCGTCGAGAGGTTCCCGCCATGTTTCGGGACACGATTGACCTTGTCCGCCCCAAACTTGGGGACCATGTGGTTCTTCATGGCGCGATCGCTGCCGCCCATGATGTTTGGGAACAAGTCGCGTCCTCATATCGGACCTAGGTTGAAATGACTTGAGGGAGAGTCAGCACATCCTAATCGAAGCGTCGTCGTCAACTTCGGGAGAGGTGGAGGAACATGTTTGATGTCGGGTTGACCGGAACGAGGTCTCACGCGGAATCGAGTTCGTGATCGACGATGGGAATGAGCGGGATCGCGGGGTCGGGGCTGAGGAAGGGGAGTCGGTTGATAGCTTGGTCGGACCCATTGGGTTCGAGTTCGTGGTAGCGGCCGAGTTTCCAGGTCAACTCACAGTAATATTGAACATCCATGATCGTAAGGGTTTGGACGGCGCGCATCACCACGATTTGGTCACTGAACAGATCAGCGCGGATGATGACGTCGTTGAGACGTTCGCGCAAGGTTTGTTCGGGATCGTCGCCTTGGCTTAACACGACATCAAGCCAGTCGGCCACGAACGTCATGTGACGGTTGAGATATCGGAGAACTTGGTCGCGTTGATAGCGGTCGCAATGCGGGAATCCGGGGAATTCGAAGA encodes:
- a CDS encoding ROK family protein; this translates as MMRSDKTAMSSHAKKLAPGEWLVGVEIGGTKLQLGLGRDTGDLKAIRRVGVDPAGGARGILEQIAFELDQLIHGANLDFAAVAAVGVGFGGPVDRLGGTVRNSYQIEGWTQFDLRSWFQGRFHGRRGQPPPVVLLNDADAAALGEARWGCGKGCSPLVYVTVGSGVGGGLVIDGALCPGSIQGPGAMELGHLRIARANNQELEAVASGWALASRAKARWHEAGASTLRDLVDGDVESVTGEIVGIAAGLGDPVCREVVEQAVDAMVEALTAVVVLIGPQRIILGGGVSLMEEDLWIKPIEQGLRREVPAMFRDTIDLVRPKLGDHVVLHGAIAAAHDVWEQVASSYRT